One window of Candidatus Leptovillus gracilis genomic DNA carries:
- a CDS encoding response regulator yields MADVKKVLVVDDHFEMLELLRSLLELSGEACEVLAVPSAEEGLLELRRTPFDLVITDVRLPGMSGFDLVRRIQKLNRDIPVIMITAYSSSEGQKEAHSLGVLRYFSKPLDTDAVLLAVHLALYGEPVTPPPTAARANERPGRTAVSDSVSKRLQTLRADTGATGLLLATTDGRIVFESATNRRLDFDKLALALGQTIKQSFALSQHLDGEMPHTIQYYAGETIELYCANVGLEYFLAIFFDVQLRRGRIGTIWVFTQRAIKDLVDLLASGGAAPAASAAAAAVALTAAPPTVKPTQPTKTAPPPKKQEPPPALVQNDEIVAMMQAMLDAQADAEQDTAVNTQHLILDTSELENLFGEDPPADHEAADLDAFWDDMFNGQ; encoded by the coding sequence ATGGCAGACGTCAAAAAAGTATTGGTAGTAGATGACCATTTTGAAATGTTGGAACTGCTGCGCTCGCTGCTGGAGCTGTCTGGCGAAGCATGCGAGGTATTGGCCGTGCCCTCGGCCGAAGAAGGGCTGCTGGAACTGCGCCGGACGCCGTTCGACCTGGTGATCACCGATGTGCGGCTGCCAGGTATGAGCGGTTTTGATCTGGTGCGGCGCATTCAAAAATTAAACCGCGACATACCGGTCATCATGATCACCGCCTATTCTTCTTCTGAAGGGCAGAAGGAGGCGCACAGCCTGGGTGTGCTGCGTTATTTTTCCAAACCATTGGATACCGACGCCGTCTTGTTGGCGGTACACCTGGCGCTGTATGGCGAGCCGGTGACGCCGCCGCCAACTGCTGCCAGAGCAAACGAGCGGCCTGGGCGAACGGCCGTCTCGGACAGCGTGAGCAAACGGCTGCAAACCTTACGCGCCGACACCGGGGCCACCGGTTTGCTGCTGGCGACCACTGACGGCCGTATTGTCTTTGAGTCGGCGACCAACCGGCGGCTGGATTTTGACAAACTGGCGCTGGCTCTGGGGCAGACCATCAAACAAAGTTTTGCCCTCAGCCAACATCTGGATGGCGAAATGCCCCACACCATTCAATATTACGCCGGGGAAACCATAGAGTTATATTGCGCCAACGTCGGCCTGGAGTATTTTCTGGCAATTTTCTTCGATGTGCAGTTACGGCGTGGGCGCATTGGCACGATTTGGGTCTTTACGCAGCGGGCTATCAAAGACCTGGTAGATTTATTGGCATCCGGGGGCGCAGCGCCGGCCGCTTCTGCTGCTGCCGCCGCTGTCGCCTTGACTGCTGCTCCGCCAACCGTCAAACCCACCCAACCGACCAAAACAGCGCCGCCACCCAAGAAACAGGAACCCCCACCCGCCCTGGTGCAAAACGACGAGATCGTGGCGATGATGCAGGCGATGTTAGACGCCCAGGCCGACGCGGAACAGGATACGGCCGTCAATACCCAACACCTGATCTTGGACACCTCCGAACTGGAAAACCTCTTCGGCGAAGACCCCCCCGCAGACCACGAGGCTGCTGACCTGGACGCCTTCTGGGATGATATGTTCAACGGTCAATAA